GGAGCGCGATGCGCGCCGACTTCTCGGTCGGGAGCGCGAGCGCCTCGTCGTACGCGTTCGTGTGAAGCGACTGCGCTCCTCCGAGGACCGCGGCGAGCGCCTGGATCGTGACGCGCGCGATGTTGATCTCCGGCTGCTGCGCGGTGAGCGTCGAGCCTCCCGTCTGCGCGTGGAACTTGAGCCTGGCCTTCTCGGGATCGACCTGGAAACGCTCCCAGCAGATCCGCGCCCAAAGACGCCTGGCCGCGCGGAACTTCGCGACCTCCTCGAAGAGATCGTTCATCACGTCGAAGAAGAAGGTGACGCGCCCGACGATCCCTCCGGGATCGATCCCCGCCGCGCGCGCCGCCTCGATGTAGGCGGCGGCGTTCCCGAGCGTGAAGGCGAGCTCTTGGACGGCGGTGGCCCCCGCCTCGCGGATGTGGTAGCCGCTCACGCTGATCGGGTTCCACTGGGGGACTTCCCTCTCCGAGAACGCGAACATGTCCGTGATGATCCGGATCGAAGGGCGCGGCGGGAAGATGTACGTTCCGCGCGCCGCGTACTCCTTGAGGATGTCGTTCTGCACCGTTCCGCGAAGCCGATCCCAAGAGACGCCGTTCTTCTCGGCGAGCACGAGGTAGAACGCGAGAAGCACGGGCGCCGTCGCGTTGATCGTCATCGAGACGCTCACCCGGTCGAGCGCGATCCCATCGAAAAGGACGCCGAGGTCGCGGACCGAATCGATCGCGACGCCGACCTTTCCCACTTCCCCCTCGGAAAGCGGATCGTCCGAGTCGAGCCCCATCTGGGTCGGGAGATCGAACGCGGTCGAGAGGCCGGTTTGTCCGTGCTCGAGGAGATACCGGAAGCGGCGGTTCGTCTCCTCGGGGGTGCCGAAGCCGGAGTATTGGCGCATCGTCCAGAGGCGCGAGCGGTAGAGGGTCGGCTGGATCGCGCGCGTGTACGGATAGACGCCGGGAAGCTCGAAGCGTTCCTCGCGGTCGAACGGCGTGTAGACCGGCTCCGCCCGAAGGCCGGAGGGGGTGCGGAACTCCTTCTCCCGCTCCGGGAGTTTCGCGCGGGATGCTTCGTAGATCTTCTCTCTCCACGCGTCGAGAAGACGGCGGTGCTCGCGCGGATCCTGGGGGCCCTTGTCGTGTTCCATGCGGGGAGACTAGCGGGAAGCGGGGCGCCGCGTCAATCGGATAACCCTTTTGCGTTCGAACGAGTTACGCGCCGCGCCTCGGGGAGAATGCTGTTGACACCCCGCGCGTGGAGCGGCTAGCGTCGAGATGCGTGACCGGTCCGTTCCGGGAGGAGCTGCGCCCCATTCCGGCGACGAGCCGACCGGCACGTTCTCCGCGCGAGGCAAGGGACACGCATCCGGCCGGGCGGCGGACCGTTCGGACGGAGCGCGGCGCTTCTCGATTCGGACCGAAGAGAGGGGAGGCGAACATGGAGGCGAAGCACCTCGTCGTCGATCGGACCGGAAGGACGGCGGTCGTCCGCATCAACCGTCCGAAGGTTCTGAACGCACTGAACAAGGAGACGATGAACGAGCTCCGCGAGGTTTTCCTTGAAATGCGAAGGGATTCCTCGGTAGGAGGAGTGATCGTGACCGGCGAGGGGGACCGCGCCTTCGTGGCGGGGGCCGACATCAACGAGATCGCCGCGCTCGACGCCGAAGGCGCCCGCGCGTTCTCCCTCTCCGGGCAGCACGTGTTCGGGTTGATCGAGAAGATCGGCAAGCCGGTGATCGCGGCGGTGAACGGCTTCGCCCTCGGCGGAGGATGCGAGCTCGCCCTCGCGTGCACGATGCGCGTCGCCTCGGAGAAGGCGGTCTTCGGGCTCCCGGAGGTCACGCTCGGCGTGATCCCCGGTTACGGCGGGACGCAGCGCCTCGCGCGGCTCGTCGGGAAAGGGATCGCCTCGGAGATCGTCACGACCGGGCGCAAGGTCCTCGCCGACGAGGCGCTTCGGATCGGGCTCGTCAACCGCGTCGTTCCGCCGGAGAAGCTCATCGAAGCGTGCGAAGAAATCCTCGAGCCGATCTACAAGGTCGGACCGATCGCGGTGCGCTTCGCCCTCGAGGCAATCCATCACGGTCTCGACATGACGCTGGAGGAGGGGAGCGCCTACGAGGCGGCTCTCTTCGGGCTTGTTTGCGGAACCGAGGACGCGGAGGAAGGGTGC
The sequence above is a segment of the Candidatus Eisenbacteria bacterium genome. Coding sequences within it:
- a CDS encoding methylmalonyl-CoA mutase; translation: MEHDKGPQDPREHRRLLDAWREKIYEASRAKLPEREKEFRTPSGLRAEPVYTPFDREERFELPGVYPYTRAIQPTLYRSRLWTMRQYSGFGTPEETNRRFRYLLEHGQTGLSTAFDLPTQMGLDSDDPLSEGEVGKVGVAIDSVRDLGVLFDGIALDRVSVSMTINATAPVLLAFYLVLAEKNGVSWDRLRGTVQNDILKEYAARGTYIFPPRPSIRIITDMFAFSEREVPQWNPISVSGYHIREAGATAVQELAFTLGNAAAYIEAARAAGIDPGGIVGRVTFFFDVMNDLFEEVAKFRAARRLWARICWERFQVDPEKARLKFHAQTGGSTLTAQQPEINIARVTIQALAAVLGGAQSLHTNAYDEALALPTEKSARIALRTQQILACETGAANVVDPMGGSYFLESLTDRLEEETETLLRRIDEMGGMLEAVEKGFVQREIQRSAYEHQKKVESGETSVVGVNRYATDEPVPAETFAIDPEVERAQKERLARFRRERDNARHGKALDAVEKAAREGTNLMPPILEAARAEATVGEICAVLARVFGKHKEIVTL
- a CDS encoding enoyl-CoA hydratase/isomerase family protein, which gives rise to MEAKHLVVDRTGRTAVVRINRPKVLNALNKETMNELREVFLEMRRDSSVGGVIVTGEGDRAFVAGADINEIAALDAEGARAFSLSGQHVFGLIEKIGKPVIAAVNGFALGGGCELALACTMRVASEKAVFGLPEVTLGVIPGYGGTQRLARLVGKGIASEIVTTGRKVLADEALRIGLVNRVVPPEKLIEACEEILEPIYKVGPIAVRFALEAIHHGLDMTLEEGSAYEAALFGLVCGTEDAEEGCRAFLEKRKAEFRGK